From the genome of Asterias amurensis chromosome 17, ASM3211899v1, one region includes:
- the LOC139949675 gene encoding uncharacterized protein, which yields MGRLLEVIAFAVVFLTVIVAAKKKGMLEIVTTHIPEPCPERAEVGDEVAVHYIGKLESGMVFDLSRLPDNSKEPLRFQLGKNKVIKGWDEGIKGMCLGEQRKLIIPSHLGYGKEGHANIPPDSTLIFDVELMDIRKPSAFSSMSRSLPFLVGPGIVIILGMYLWNKANSDSCQQAKSKKLQKKRKK from the exons atgggTAGATTACTGGAGGTGATTGCATTTGCAGTCGTATTTCTGACAGTTATTGTCGCCGCAAAGAAGAAAGGAATGCTGGAGATTGTAACCACA CATATACCTGAACCATGCCCAGAAAGAGCTGAAGTTGGTGATGAAGTTGCAGTCCATTATATA GGCAAGTTAGAGTCAGGAATGGTCTTTGACCTATCCCGACTCCCGGACAACTCCAAGGAGCCTCTCAGATTCCAGCTCGGAAAAAATAAAGTCATCAAAGGATGGGATGAAGGCATTAAAGGAATGTGTCTAGG AGAGCAGCGTAAGCTGATCATCCCATCGCATCTTGGATACGGCAAGGAGGGTCATGCAAACATCCCAC CCGACTCAACTCTAATATTTGACGTGGAACTGATGGATATTAGGAAGCCCTCTGCATTCTCCTCAATGTCAAGGTCACTCCCGTTCCTAGTTGGACCTGGTATTGTAATCATCTTAGGCATGTACCTTTGGAATAAGGCCAACTCCGACTCCTGTCAGCAGGCCAAATCTAAAAAATTACAGAAGAAGAGGAAAAAATAA